From Candidatus Zixiibacteriota bacterium, a single genomic window includes:
- the folP gene encoding dihydropteroate synthase, with translation MQKQTFHRPEELKKVLQLAVGRQLTLSRPLVMGILNVTPDSFSDGGRFTTVEAAVERALQMEQSGADIIDVGGESTRPGAKPVEQEKELKRVIPVINRLRDLTTIPISIDTYKASVAEAALDAGADMVNDISGLRFDTRMLRLVADRRVVVVIMHMQGTPREMQADPHYEDCVREISEFFRRRIAICIKQGIDKSKIIIDPGLGFGKRLSDNLDILNHFEEFSQLGVPVMVAASRKSFIGMLHDADKEADLRLGGSLSAAIVGVMKGAAVVRTHDVAETVEALKVLQAVKESK, from the coding sequence ATGCAGAAACAGACCTTTCACAGACCAGAGGAACTAAAGAAAGTCCTGCAATTAGCTGTCGGACGGCAGTTGACCCTGAGCCGCCCCCTGGTAATGGGTATACTGAACGTTACCCCCGATTCCTTCTCCGACGGCGGACGGTTTACCACGGTCGAGGCAGCCGTCGAACGAGCCCTTCAGATGGAACAATCGGGCGCTGATATAATCGACGTCGGCGGCGAATCAACCCGACCCGGAGCCAAACCGGTCGAGCAAGAAAAAGAACTCAAGCGCGTCATTCCGGTCATCAACAGGCTGCGCGATCTGACCACCATTCCGATCTCAATTGATACTTACAAAGCGAGTGTAGCCGAAGCGGCTCTTGATGCCGGGGCCGATATGGTCAATGATATTTCCGGTCTCAGGTTCGACACCAGAATGCTGCGATTGGTTGCCGACCGTCGAGTCGTGGTCGTGATCATGCACATGCAGGGAACACCGCGCGAAATGCAGGCCGATCCGCACTACGAAGACTGTGTCCGAGAAATATCGGAGTTCTTCAGGCGACGGATCGCAATCTGCATCAAACAAGGAATTGATAAATCCAAAATCATAATCGATCCCGGCCTTGGATTCGGCAAGCGACTTAGTGACAATCTCGATATTCTGAATCACTTTGAGGAATTCTCGCAACTGGGTGTGCCTGTGATGGTGGCCGCATCGCGCAAATCGTTTATCGGCATGCTCCATGACGCTGATAAAGAAGCCGACCTCAGACTGGGCGGCTCACTGTCGGCAGCGATAGTCGGCGTGATGAAGGGGGCCGCTGTTGTCCGCACCCATGACGTAGCCGAGACGGTCGAAGCCCTGAAGGTTTTGCAGGCAGTTAAGGAATCCAAGTGA
- the lepA gene encoding translation elongation factor 4 produces MDQKQIRNFSIIAHIDHGKSTLADRLLQDTHTLPDRQMKAQVLDTMDLERERGITIKAHAIRLKYVASDGLDYQLNLIDTPGHVDFTYEVSRSLAACEGAILVVDASQGIEAQTLSNLYLAMENDLEILPVVNKIDLPNAETERVVGEIVELLGCNADDIVRCSAKTGIGVDQVLTAIVEKIPPPEGDPDAPLQAMVFDSVFDSYRGAMPFVRIMNGTLHKGARVKFFSTAQTYEVDELGHMILSTISQESLSAGEVGYFFASIKEVADTRIGDTITTAAHPAKTALEGFIDVKPMVFSGLYPAIAEDFSRLRESLEKLKLNDSSLTFTPESSTALGFGFRVGFLGLLHMEIITERLSREYGQTIINTVPNVEYHVHKSDGSIVDVDNPADLPSPGDTEFIEEPYVDAQIIAPAEYIGAIMRLSMDRRGEYKDTEYLTSDRVSLSYRFPLSEIIFDFYDKLKSSTRGYASLDYDQPYYRRSDVVKLDILLNAEPVDALSVIIHRDKAYRWGKELNEKLRTLIPRQMYEVVIQATIGSRIVSRATVRPLRKNVTARCYGGDITRKRKLLEKQKEGKKRMKQFGSVEIPQEAFLAALQIDR; encoded by the coding sequence ATGGACCAGAAACAGATCAGAAACTTCTCGATAATCGCCCATATCGACCATGGCAAATCTACCCTGGCCGACCGTCTGTTGCAGGACACACACACCCTGCCCGACCGTCAGATGAAAGCCCAGGTGCTCGACACCATGGACCTGGAACGGGAGAGGGGTATCACTATCAAGGCCCACGCGATCCGACTCAAATATGTAGCCTCCGATGGCCTCGATTACCAGCTCAATCTGATTGACACCCCCGGCCATGTCGATTTCACCTACGAGGTCAGTCGCTCACTGGCCGCTTGCGAGGGAGCCATCCTGGTTGTCGATGCTTCGCAGGGGATTGAAGCTCAGACCTTGTCGAATCTCTACCTGGCCATGGAGAACGACCTGGAGATTCTGCCGGTTGTCAACAAAATAGACCTGCCCAACGCCGAGACCGAACGAGTGGTCGGAGAAATCGTGGAATTGTTGGGATGTAACGCTGACGATATCGTCAGATGCTCGGCCAAGACCGGTATTGGTGTCGACCAGGTTCTGACGGCCATAGTCGAAAAGATACCACCGCCCGAAGGTGACCCGGATGCGCCGCTGCAGGCCATGGTCTTCGACTCTGTGTTCGACAGCTACCGGGGAGCCATGCCATTCGTGCGGATTATGAACGGCACCTTGCACAAAGGTGCGCGCGTGAAATTCTTCTCGACCGCTCAGACTTACGAAGTGGACGAACTCGGCCACATGATTCTGTCTACCATATCGCAGGAATCACTCTCAGCCGGTGAGGTGGGTTACTTCTTCGCTTCGATCAAGGAAGTAGCCGACACGCGAATAGGAGACACCATCACCACCGCCGCCCACCCGGCCAAGACCGCACTTGAGGGCTTCATCGATGTAAAACCAATGGTCTTCTCCGGGCTCTATCCGGCCATCGCCGAAGATTTCAGTCGGCTGCGCGAATCGCTTGAGAAACTGAAACTCAATGACTCCTCGCTCACTTTCACACCGGAGTCTTCGACGGCTCTGGGCTTTGGTTTCCGGGTCGGCTTTCTCGGACTTTTGCACATGGAGATTATTACCGAACGACTGTCACGCGAATACGGCCAAACGATAATCAACACCGTACCCAATGTCGAATACCACGTGCACAAGTCCGATGGTTCCATAGTTGATGTAGACAACCCGGCCGATCTGCCTTCACCGGGCGACACGGAATTCATAGAGGAGCCCTATGTCGACGCCCAGATAATCGCGCCGGCTGAGTACATCGGTGCTATTATGCGTCTGTCGATGGACCGCCGGGGTGAATACAAGGACACTGAATACCTGACTTCAGATCGGGTCAGCCTGTCCTACCGTTTTCCATTGTCGGAGATCATTTTTGATTTCTATGACAAACTAAAATCGTCCACGCGCGGTTACGCCTCGCTTGACTACGACCAGCCTTACTATCGTCGCTCAGACGTTGTCAAGCTGGACATTCTACTCAACGCAGAACCGGTCGACGCCCTCTCGGTGATTATTCATCGCGACAAAGCTTACCGTTGGGGTAAAGAACTCAACGAAAAACTCCGCACATTGATACCGCGACAGATGTACGAAGTCGTCATCCAGGCCACTATCGGCAGCCGCATTGTCAGCCGCGCCACGGTACGACCCTTGCGCAAGAATGTCACGGCCCGATGCTACGGTGGCGACATCACCCGCAAACGCAAGCTTCTGGAAAAACAGAAGGAAGGCAAGAAGCGGATGAAACAATTCGGCTCTGTGGAGATACCTCAGGAAGCCTTCCTGGCCGCCCTCCAAATCGACCGGTGA
- a CDS encoding glycosyltransferase family 39 protein → MKNRRDRKGPKPSTRSQPFWIEHKSLLIIIAVGALLRGLYDIDLAGSIFWGNYLLDSQAYHTWALDILNGVKMDSPFFRAPLYPYTVAQLYQWFGVSPWPVVVFQNILGLLTVVVTYRFATKLIGRRLALWAAAVVAVYPTLIFYEGETLMTTMTVFLYMLAIYCSYIAVNSPRLRNSLVAGVVLGLAAITRPTILPLLIILPVALLLKSGWSNRKMLMLPSLWFLLGISLPILPVTLANVTKGGEFVLISTQGGVNFYIGNNSEADGITVKSPGPPLRMGKYRDNVWTASVDEAERRAGRKFRESEVSSFWFGETVKEMTEEPMAAAVRVVRKFYYFFHGQEIINNYSLYYSGEYSWFMRLALWKYALNFPTGLIFGLAFLGFFYARRERLDLFVPLAYVVGMALVVTAFFVCARFRQPVLPLAVVFAVYGGRGLIGYFHSDRRFFWVGLTVLALLLAVLNIGGDIDSPTNRSFFAGFVGNSYHNRADYDQAAMYMERALRLSPDNMQLYENLGKTYMKSNQIDKAKSILEAGLQKFPVYPQYNFSLGRIAQLNNDIEAARQYFRTTIQYAPDFAPGYDRLGYIFDQEGQLDSALYQYEQLYRLRPNDTRLLAKINQLKQALGLNN, encoded by the coding sequence TTGAAGAACAGGCGAGATCGAAAAGGACCGAAGCCGTCTACCCGATCGCAACCATTCTGGATCGAACACAAGTCCCTGCTTATCATCATTGCCGTGGGTGCGTTGCTTCGTGGTCTCTACGACATTGATCTGGCCGGCAGTATTTTCTGGGGCAATTACCTGCTCGACAGCCAAGCCTATCATACCTGGGCGCTGGATATTCTGAACGGAGTTAAGATGGACAGCCCTTTTTTTCGGGCTCCACTTTACCCGTACACGGTGGCTCAATTGTACCAGTGGTTTGGCGTATCACCGTGGCCGGTTGTCGTTTTCCAGAACATTCTGGGTCTGTTGACAGTCGTTGTGACTTACCGTTTCGCAACGAAGCTTATCGGTCGGCGATTGGCCCTTTGGGCTGCTGCTGTAGTAGCGGTGTATCCGACTTTGATTTTCTACGAAGGGGAGACACTGATGACAACGATGACAGTGTTTCTCTACATGCTGGCAATCTACTGCAGCTATATCGCGGTCAACTCCCCCCGGTTGCGGAACAGTCTCGTTGCCGGTGTTGTCCTGGGCTTGGCAGCAATCACAAGACCGACGATACTTCCCCTTTTGATCATTCTTCCGGTAGCTCTCTTGTTGAAGAGTGGATGGTCCAACCGCAAGATGCTCATGTTGCCGAGCCTTTGGTTTCTACTGGGAATCTCTCTACCGATTCTTCCGGTAACCCTGGCTAATGTGACGAAGGGGGGGGAGTTTGTTCTGATCTCGACCCAGGGTGGAGTGAACTTCTATATCGGCAACAACTCAGAAGCAGACGGAATCACCGTCAAGTCGCCCGGGCCACCACTGCGCATGGGCAAGTACCGTGACAATGTATGGACTGCCTCGGTTGATGAAGCCGAGCGCCGGGCGGGGCGGAAGTTCAGAGAAAGCGAAGTCTCCAGTTTTTGGTTTGGTGAAACGGTGAAGGAAATGACAGAGGAGCCGATGGCGGCAGCGGTTCGGGTGGTCAGGAAATTCTACTATTTCTTCCATGGTCAGGAGATTATCAACAACTACTCATTGTATTACAGCGGTGAGTATTCCTGGTTTATGAGATTGGCTCTATGGAAGTACGCTCTCAATTTCCCCACCGGGCTGATCTTCGGACTGGCTTTCCTGGGGTTCTTTTATGCGCGGCGCGAGAGGCTGGACTTGTTCGTTCCCCTGGCCTATGTCGTCGGGATGGCCTTAGTTGTGACGGCCTTCTTTGTCTGTGCCCGTTTTCGCCAACCAGTCTTGCCACTGGCCGTGGTTTTTGCCGTTTACGGAGGCCGGGGTCTGATAGGATATTTTCATTCGGACCGCCGCTTCTTCTGGGTCGGTCTGACCGTTTTGGCGTTATTGCTGGCAGTATTGAACATCGGAGGAGACATTGATTCGCCCACCAATCGCTCTTTCTTTGCCGGGTTTGTGGGAAACAGTTACCACAACCGGGCGGACTATGATCAAGCGGCCATGTATATGGAGCGGGCGCTTCGGTTGTCGCCGGACAATATGCAGTTGTATGAAAACCTTGGGAAAACGTACATGAAGTCCAATCAGATTGACAAGGCGAAGAGTATCTTAGAGGCTGGGCTTCAGAAGTTTCCGGTATATCCCCAGTACAATTTCAGCCTCGGGCGAATTGCCCAACTGAACAATGACATTGAGGCAGCCAGACAGTACTTCCGAACTACCATACAGTACGCGCCGGATTTCGCACCGGGTTATGATCGCCTGGGGTATATTTTTGACCAGGAGGGGCAACTGGACTCGGCGCTGTACCAATACGAGCAGCTATACAGGCTCAGGCCAAATGACACGCGGTTGCTGGCCAAAATAAACCAACTGAAACAAGCGCTCGGACTCAATAACTGA
- a CDS encoding type II secretion system GspH family protein, with protein MILSLRNNRGFTLIELVMVIIIVGILATVAVRKLSTSVETARYEHTLKEMNALAEAIAGNTNLYSESSRTDFGYVGDVGSLPPNLDALVTNAGGYSTWDGPYINRGIDLNEFKTDGWNVLYTYSDSLIRSTGSGSNIDKLLATSTAALLSNTVDGYIVDADDEMPGAVYSDSLEIHLTYPDGVGSTTTSMINPTIQGGFSFVGIPAGNQTLRVVYLPDNDTTTFSVSVTPQADVKIAITFPADLW; from the coding sequence GTGATCTTGTCCCTTCGCAACAACCGGGGTTTCACGCTGATAGAGCTGGTCATGGTGATAATAATCGTCGGTATACTGGCTACGGTGGCCGTGCGCAAACTGTCGACCTCGGTGGAAACGGCCAGGTACGAGCACACCCTGAAAGAAATGAATGCGCTGGCCGAAGCTATTGCCGGTAACACGAATCTATACAGCGAGAGCAGCCGAACGGATTTTGGGTATGTCGGCGATGTTGGGTCGTTGCCGCCCAACCTGGATGCCTTGGTGACCAACGCGGGTGGATACTCAACCTGGGATGGACCCTATATTAATCGCGGAATCGATCTGAACGAATTCAAGACGGATGGTTGGAACGTGTTATACACCTACTCCGATTCACTCATTCGTTCGACCGGATCGGGATCGAACATCGACAAACTTCTCGCAACGTCTACCGCTGCTCTGCTGAGCAACACGGTTGACGGATACATAGTAGATGCCGACGATGAAATGCCGGGTGCTGTTTACTCCGACTCGTTGGAGATTCATCTGACGTATCCCGATGGCGTCGGCAGTACGACCACGAGTATGATCAATCCCACGATTCAGGGCGGCTTCTCGTTTGTCGGTATACCGGCAGGCAATCAGACCCTTAGGGTCGTATACCTGCCCGACAATGATACAACGACTTTTTCCGTGAGCGTAACGCCGCAAGCCGACGTGAAAATCGCTATCACCTTTCCCGCCGACCTGTGGTAA
- the cdaA gene encoding diadenylate cyclase CdaA, which translates to MSFFELDFLTFGLKDVVDILIVGFIIYQILKLVRGTRSAQIVIGLTLIAGLASVAFWFQLEGLTWLFSILAPFGLIVLVIVFQPELRGVLAQMGQHRFLRRFFTVQQRRTIEEVTRAVLRLAELNYGGLIVMERNTGLRNFAESGKDLNAELSSELLVTLFTPYTPLHDGAVIVSGDHISAAATSLPLTTNLRYRKLFGMRHKAAIGVSEVSDAVVVVVSEETSQVSIAYNGLLNTDIPKSEFKDKLTEYMGR; encoded by the coding sequence GTGAGTTTCTTTGAACTCGACTTTCTGACGTTTGGGTTGAAGGACGTTGTCGATATTCTCATCGTCGGATTCATCATCTATCAGATACTGAAACTGGTTCGCGGCACTCGGTCAGCCCAAATCGTCATTGGGTTGACTTTGATCGCCGGACTGGCTTCAGTCGCCTTTTGGTTTCAACTGGAGGGACTGACCTGGCTGTTTAGTATCCTGGCGCCGTTCGGTCTGATCGTGCTGGTGATTGTCTTCCAGCCGGAACTGCGCGGCGTTCTGGCCCAAATGGGACAACATCGTTTTCTGAGACGTTTCTTCACGGTGCAACAACGCCGAACAATCGAAGAGGTCACTCGGGCCGTTCTCAGGCTGGCCGAGTTGAACTATGGCGGCCTGATAGTAATGGAACGCAACACCGGTCTCAGGAACTTTGCCGAATCGGGCAAGGACTTAAACGCTGAGTTGTCATCGGAGCTACTGGTAACACTCTTCACACCATACACACCGCTTCACGATGGCGCCGTCATCGTCTCCGGTGATCACATTTCGGCCGCCGCTACATCGCTCCCGTTGACGACCAATCTTCGCTATCGCAAACTGTTCGGCATGCGCCACAAAGCTGCCATAGGTGTCTCTGAAGTTTCCGACGCCGTCGTGGTGGTGGTATCAGAGGAAACCAGCCAGGTATCGATAGCCTACAACGGCCTGTTGAACACCGATATTCCCAAATCAGAGTTCAAGGACAAGCTGACCGAGTATATGGGCAGGTAG